In Mongoliitalea daihaiensis, one DNA window encodes the following:
- a CDS encoding DUF3298 and DUF4163 domain-containing protein, producing MKKYLSLFFGLALLGCQQTELLIFETKTYEEKACYKEYCATVELTYPLYVGSTESAVYLNEHIEQQLSMMAAIGEDFEAESLSLAITNFLDSYLQFMEEFDAYHEWSLDLRVRETFQGKDMISLVVENYSYTGGAHPNYFLQYVNFSKQSNSIISNEELVLDHDSLLAIAEKKFRAYHEVQEEVDLAQDGRFFLEDDSRFFLPVTMGVDGDDFILFYNPYEIGPYVIGATELRIPLKELNGIVRKVE from the coding sequence ATGAAAAAGTATCTTTCTCTATTCTTTGGTTTAGCTTTATTAGGCTGCCAACAAACAGAATTGCTGATTTTTGAGACAAAGACATATGAAGAAAAAGCCTGCTATAAAGAGTATTGTGCTACTGTTGAGTTAACCTATCCTTTGTATGTGGGATCTACTGAGTCTGCCGTCTATCTGAATGAACATATTGAGCAACAGCTGTCTATGATGGCAGCTATTGGAGAAGACTTTGAGGCTGAATCTCTAAGTTTGGCAATAACCAATTTTTTGGATAGCTATTTACAATTTATGGAGGAATTTGATGCTTATCACGAATGGAGCTTAGATTTACGAGTTCGTGAGACGTTTCAAGGAAAAGACATGATTAGTTTGGTAGTTGAAAATTACTCGTATACAGGGGGAGCACATCCCAATTATTTTTTGCAATATGTAAATTTCTCCAAACAATCAAATTCGATTATTTCCAATGAAGAGTTGGTTTTGGACCACGATAGCCTTTTAGCCATAGCTGAAAAAAAATTTCGAGCGTATCACGAGGTACAAGAGGAAGTGGACTTAGCTCAAGATGGTCGTTTTTTCCTTGAAGATGATAGCCGTTTTTTTCTACCTGTAACTATGGGCGTTGATGGAGATGATTTTATATTGTTTTATAATCCATACGAGATTGGACCTTATGTCATTGGAGCTACCGAGCTTCGTATTCCTCTAAAAGAATTGAATGGAATAGTGCGGAAAGTAGAGTAA
- the meaB gene encoding methylmalonyl Co-A mutase-associated GTPase MeaB, translated as MGKRSRFTPDVYIQGILAGDRILLSRAITLVESSLESDKLLASQVVEGVLPHTGNSVRIGITGVPGVGKSTFIESFGALVVDQGYHLAVLAIDPSSQQTKGSILGDKTRMETLARDNRAYIRPSPAGSTLGGVSAKTREAMLLCEAAGFDVIIIETVGVGQSEIAVKGMVDFFLLLMLAGAGDELQGIKKGIVEMCDALVINKADGERAEVAKRAKREYANALHLFPAKENNWFPQVKVCSGLTADGLPEIWEMIQEYQTQVKENGYFNSNRSSQRVNWMHEHIRFLLETSFYNNPSIQESMKTIEEGVRGGAFSSIAKAKQLVEMFYGLNKDKF; from the coding sequence TTGGGTAAAAGAAGTAGATTTACTCCCGATGTATACATTCAAGGGATTTTAGCCGGAGATCGGATTCTCCTGAGCCGTGCCATTACCTTGGTAGAGAGTTCTTTAGAATCAGATAAATTGTTAGCTTCTCAAGTAGTGGAAGGTGTCTTACCCCATACAGGTAACTCCGTTCGGATTGGGATTACAGGAGTACCGGGTGTCGGTAAAAGTACATTTATTGAGAGTTTTGGAGCACTTGTGGTGGATCAAGGGTACCATTTGGCAGTCTTAGCGATTGATCCATCTTCTCAACAGACCAAGGGCAGTATCCTAGGGGATAAGACCCGAATGGAAACACTTGCAAGAGATAATAGAGCCTACATTCGGCCAAGTCCAGCTGGATCTACTTTAGGAGGAGTTAGTGCAAAAACAAGAGAAGCCATGCTTCTATGTGAAGCTGCAGGTTTTGATGTGATCATTATTGAAACAGTGGGGGTAGGGCAATCAGAAATTGCTGTAAAAGGAATGGTGGATTTTTTTCTTTTATTAATGTTAGCTGGAGCAGGAGATGAGCTTCAAGGTATTAAAAAAGGGATTGTAGAAATGTGTGATGCATTGGTAATCAATAAAGCAGATGGAGAAAGGGCTGAGGTCGCCAAAAGGGCTAAACGAGAATATGCAAATGCGTTACATCTTTTTCCTGCCAAAGAAAATAACTGGTTTCCCCAAGTAAAAGTTTGTTCTGGACTAACTGCTGATGGTCTTCCTGAAATCTGGGAAATGATTCAAGAATATCAAACTCAAGTAAAAGAGAACGGCTATTTTAACTCAAACCGGTCTTCACAGCGGGTTAACTGGATGCATGAACACATTCGTTTTTTGTTAGAAACCAGTTTTTACAATAATCCTTCCATTCAGGAGTCTATGAAAACAATTGAGGAAGGTGTGAGGGGAGGAGCTTTCTCCTCCATTGCTAAAGCCAAACAATTGGTGGAAATGTTTTATGGACTCAACAAGGATAAGTTCTAA
- a CDS encoding CopD family protein, translated as MAFDYIKALHIIFIVTWFAGLFYIVRLFIYQREAYDKSPEEQRILLPTLNLMAHRLWYIITWPSAILTFIFGFWVLSYRWGYTGMGWMQAKLIFVLLLYVYQFICHKIFLDLQNGKTTLTSMKLRMWNEVSTVLLFAIVFLVVLKSLISVVWGIAGLVGLSVLMMLGIKLYKKVRES; from the coding sequence ATGGCATTCGATTATATCAAAGCTTTGCACATCATTTTCATAGTCACTTGGTTTGCAGGACTTTTCTACATAGTACGCTTGTTTATTTATCAGCGTGAAGCCTATGATAAATCTCCCGAGGAACAAAGAATTCTTTTACCTACACTAAATCTGATGGCCCACCGGCTATGGTACATTATCACTTGGCCATCCGCAATCCTAACCTTTATTTTTGGGTTTTGGGTTCTTTCTTATCGATGGGGATACACTGGTATGGGTTGGATGCAAGCTAAGCTTATCTTTGTTTTGCTTTTATACGTATACCAGTTTATCTGTCATAAGATTTTCCTAGATCTGCAAAACGGAAAAACAACCCTAACATCAATGAAGTTACGAATGTGGAATGAAGTGTCTACTGTTCTTTTATTTGCTATCGTCTTCTTAGTGGTTCTTAAAAGTTTAATCAGTGTAGTCTGGGGGATCGCAGGATTAGTAGGATTAAGTGTCCTGATGATGCTAGGTATCAAATTGTATAAAAAAGTAAGAGAATCATAA
- a CDS encoding SCO family protein — MKKLGSWVVLVLITAVVACSGKESSETDSGKLPVLGHSYINEFEMEGKMVKDTIYHKIADFSFVNQVGTTITNADVTGKVYIADFFFTTCPTICPTMKAQMLRVYEKFKDNPDFQILSHSIDPTHDTQEVLKEYAERIGIEDASTWHFLTGDQEKIFEIGQTSYLTTAMEDQNEPGGFLHSGAFILIDQQGRIRGLYDGTKEDQVNRLMNDIPKLLP; from the coding sequence ATGAAAAAGTTAGGAAGTTGGGTAGTACTTGTACTTATAACGGCCGTCGTTGCTTGCTCTGGAAAAGAGAGCAGTGAAACTGACAGTGGAAAATTGCCAGTTCTTGGGCATTCTTATATTAATGAATTTGAAATGGAAGGCAAAATGGTGAAAGACACCATTTACCATAAAATTGCTGATTTTTCTTTTGTCAATCAAGTTGGTACTACCATTACAAACGCTGATGTTACCGGAAAGGTCTACATCGCCGATTTCTTTTTTACCACCTGTCCTACCATTTGCCCTACAATGAAAGCACAAATGCTGAGAGTTTACGAGAAATTTAAGGATAATCCAGATTTTCAGATTTTGAGCCATAGCATCGATCCTACACATGATACGCAGGAAGTTTTAAAAGAATACGCAGAACGTATCGGTATCGAAGATGCCTCTACTTGGCATTTTTTGACAGGTGATCAAGAGAAAATCTTTGAAATCGGTCAGACAAGTTACCTTACTACCGCTATGGAAGACCAAAATGAACCAGGAGGATTCCTACATTCCGGGGCCTTTATTCTGATTGATCAACAAGGACGAATAAGAGGTTTGTATGATGGCACAAAAGAAGATCAGGTCAATCGATTAATGAATGATATTCCAAAATTACTCCCGTAA
- a CDS encoding c-type cytochrome, protein MRCFRWILPVFGSLLFACQGSNKPDSEKGLADIRDTKVMQYAIEGKTIYENLCANCHGLDGMGLGRLIPPINGADYFKEDIGRTIRIIKNGQEGSIIVNGMEYNGVMPANPKLTNIEIAKLTTYLYNIWGESRGVISPSTVEKYLNEKGSN, encoded by the coding sequence ATGCGATGCTTTAGATGGATACTTCCTGTTTTTGGAAGTTTATTGTTCGCTTGCCAAGGAAGCAACAAGCCCGATAGTGAGAAAGGATTAGCGGATATTCGGGATACCAAGGTGATGCAATACGCAATCGAAGGGAAAACAATTTATGAAAATCTCTGCGCCAATTGTCATGGTCTAGACGGGATGGGGTTAGGAAGACTAATTCCCCCTATTAACGGAGCTGATTATTTCAAAGAAGACATCGGAAGAACAATTCGAATCATCAAAAACGGACAAGAAGGTTCAATTATCGTCAATGGAATGGAGTACAATGGAGTTATGCCTGCTAATCCTAAATTAACGAACATCGAAATAGCAAAGCTGACAACTTATTTATACAATATCTGGGGTGAGTCTCGAGGAGTCATCAGTCCGTCAACTGTAGAAAAATATTTAAATGAAAAAGGGAGCAATTAG
- a CDS encoding MerC domain-containing protein: MLQIIKRLSIPKADFLGMSASVLCMIHCLALPIFISLGFVVKSMDGHAAHHHHDHDHGHFHFHWDWHMLDYLFIVLALWAVFQASKQASSQSIKIALWSSVSIFSIAILLHDWNQYMLIVSLLASLALFTTHVVNWKFHKKCNI, translated from the coding sequence ATGTTGCAAATAATTAAAAGACTTTCTATTCCAAAAGCTGATTTTCTGGGAATGTCAGCATCTGTATTGTGCATGATACACTGTCTTGCCCTCCCCATATTTATTTCGCTTGGGTTTGTGGTAAAGAGCATGGACGGACATGCTGCACATCATCACCATGATCATGATCATGGGCATTTCCATTTTCATTGGGATTGGCATATGTTAGATTATCTATTTATCGTCCTTGCATTATGGGCTGTTTTCCAAGCTTCTAAACAGGCATCTTCCCAAAGTATAAAAATAGCACTTTGGTCGTCAGTTTCTATTTTTTCCATCGCAATTTTATTGCATGATTGGAATCAATACATGCTAATTGTTTCATTACTAGCATCTTTGGCTTTATTTACGACGCATGTTGTCAATTGGAAGTTTCACAAAAAATGTAATATTTAA
- a CDS encoding aminotransferase class IV, whose protein sequence is MKTYCFANDQIIASKDAYLHPMDIGLIRGYGIFDFLRTNAYKPMFLEDYLDRFTRSAEKTHLQLAYTKEELRLIILELIDKNDLKEGGIRLVLTGGVSENHFSPTKGSLFIFNEALDFPAQEKYEQGVKLLSVEHVRAIADIKTTNYAFPVWHSAQWKAAGAEDVLYHWNGVISESSRSNIFVIKDGAIATPNNHILHGITRKRALELAPKTEIREITMDEVFAADEIFITSTTKKILPITRIDDKIIGKGIVGPYTAKLIESFATMETAVLA, encoded by the coding sequence ATGAAGACATATTGCTTTGCGAATGACCAAATTATAGCATCCAAGGATGCTTATCTGCATCCTATGGATATAGGGCTTATCCGTGGGTATGGTATCTTTGATTTTTTACGAACCAATGCCTACAAGCCTATGTTTTTGGAAGATTACCTAGACAGATTTACCCGTTCAGCGGAAAAAACCCATTTACAACTCGCGTACACAAAAGAGGAATTGAGGCTAATCATTCTTGAGCTCATTGATAAAAATGATCTGAAAGAAGGTGGCATCCGGTTAGTTTTGACAGGAGGAGTGTCTGAAAACCACTTCAGCCCGACGAAAGGAAGCCTATTTATCTTCAATGAAGCCTTGGACTTTCCTGCTCAAGAAAAATATGAACAAGGTGTCAAACTTCTGAGTGTAGAACATGTCAGGGCAATAGCAGATATAAAAACCACCAATTATGCCTTCCCTGTTTGGCACAGTGCTCAATGGAAAGCAGCAGGAGCAGAAGATGTCTTGTATCATTGGAATGGGGTTATTTCTGAAAGCTCTCGATCGAATATTTTCGTCATCAAAGACGGTGCTATAGCAACCCCCAACAACCATATTCTACATGGAATAACACGCAAAAGGGCTTTGGAGTTAGCTCCAAAAACAGAAATTCGGGAAATTACCATGGATGAAGTATTTGCCGCTGATGAAATTTTTATCACAAGTACTACAAAAAAAATACTCCCCATCACGCGCATCGATGACAAAATAATTGGTAAAGGAATAGTAGGTCCTTATACTGCAAAACTCATAGAGTCCTTTGCGACAATGGAAACAGCTGTCCTTGCCTAG
- a CDS encoding ABC transporter permease — MNLVKLSWKYLIAKPLSTVLNILLLALGLAIITVLILVQDQFEKKMTKDAEGVDLVVGAKGSPLQLILSSVYHIDFPTGNIDMAEAKSIANNRLVKNTIPLGLGDNYSGYRIVGTNYDYLDLYQAEVLEGSFWEVPFEVVLGHEVAQKLNLKVGENFIGSHGIGASSHAHDEHPYTITGILQPMGNVLDKLILTSMESVWYTHDEDHDHDKFTQIVAKRGFPETDEDREITSMLVQYRNPMAAVQLPRFINSRSSLQAASPAFEISRLFELLGFGVTLIQGLAVIIIIIAGLGIFIALFNSLKERKYDLAVMRTLGASSGQLFIHILLEGVILTFLGAVTGILIGHGFLVVLTAQNDQGALSTLSAWVFLPEELWVMAYALAVGVLASLIPAWNAYQTDIAKQLTKS; from the coding sequence ATGAATTTAGTAAAGTTAAGTTGGAAATACTTGATCGCTAAGCCACTGAGCACGGTACTCAATATCCTTTTATTGGCTTTGGGTCTGGCTATTATTACAGTATTGATTTTAGTTCAGGATCAATTTGAAAAGAAAATGACCAAAGATGCCGAGGGAGTTGACTTGGTAGTAGGTGCTAAGGGTAGTCCATTGCAGTTGATTCTTTCCAGTGTCTATCATATTGATTTTCCTACAGGGAATATTGATATGGCAGAAGCGAAGTCAATTGCCAACAATCGGTTGGTGAAAAACACTATTCCTCTTGGTTTGGGAGATAACTATTCAGGGTATCGGATTGTGGGTACAAATTATGATTATTTGGATTTATACCAAGCAGAGGTGTTGGAGGGGTCTTTCTGGGAAGTCCCTTTTGAGGTGGTTTTAGGTCATGAAGTGGCTCAAAAGTTAAATCTGAAAGTGGGTGAGAACTTTATTGGCTCCCACGGTATTGGAGCATCGAGCCATGCACATGATGAGCATCCTTACACCATTACAGGTATCCTTCAGCCCATGGGAAATGTATTGGACAAATTGATTCTGACAAGTATGGAATCAGTCTGGTATACCCATGATGAAGACCATGATCACGACAAATTTACCCAAATCGTAGCCAAGCGTGGATTTCCCGAAACCGATGAGGATAGGGAGATTACCTCAATGTTGGTGCAGTATCGAAATCCTATGGCGGCAGTGCAGTTGCCACGATTTATTAACAGCCGTAGTTCGTTACAAGCTGCCTCACCAGCTTTTGAAATCTCGCGCCTATTTGAATTGTTAGGTTTCGGTGTAACATTAATCCAGGGTTTAGCGGTAATCATCATCATTATTGCAGGATTGGGTATATTTATTGCACTGTTTAATTCTTTAAAAGAACGTAAATATGACTTAGCTGTCATGCGTACTTTGGGCGCTTCCAGTGGGCAGTTATTTATTCACATCTTGTTGGAGGGAGTCATCCTCACATTCTTGGGAGCTGTTACGGGAATATTGATAGGTCATGGGTTTTTGGTAGTTTTGACTGCTCAAAATGATCAAGGCGCATTAAGTACCCTAAGCGCTTGGGTATTTTTACCAGAAGAGTTGTGGGTGATGGCTTATGCCTTAGCAGTAGGAGTTTTAGCCTCTCTTATACCTGCTTGGAACGCTTATCAAACAGATATTGCCAAACAACTTACCAAGTCTTAA
- a CDS encoding ABC transporter ATP-binding protein, protein MLTLKNVEFKYNTSDPFQIPDISLESGGELLILGKSGSGKTTILNIIAGLLKPQKGTVVINGVEIYQLSGSQLDKFRGTHIGIIFQKPHILSALSVEENLKIANYFVSGKGLQNEQILKDLGIWDKRNQRIQTLSEGEAQRVSIARALANQPKLILADEPTASLDDDNAEKVIRLLQYQASQFNAALVIVTHDQRVKNHIANHITIGGTR, encoded by the coding sequence ATGTTAACTTTAAAGAATGTAGAGTTCAAATACAACACCTCAGATCCTTTTCAAATACCTGATATTTCTCTTGAATCAGGTGGAGAACTGTTGATTTTGGGTAAATCGGGAAGTGGGAAAACCACCATCCTCAATATCATTGCAGGTCTTTTGAAACCCCAAAAGGGTACCGTAGTCATTAATGGAGTAGAAATCTATCAGCTCTCGGGATCTCAGTTAGATAAATTTAGAGGAACTCATATTGGGATTATTTTTCAAAAACCACATATACTTTCAGCTCTGTCGGTAGAAGAAAATCTTAAGATTGCGAATTACTTTGTTTCTGGGAAAGGTCTACAAAATGAACAAATTTTAAAGGATCTTGGGATTTGGGATAAACGAAATCAACGTATCCAAACTCTCAGTGAAGGAGAAGCACAGCGGGTATCCATTGCCCGAGCGCTTGCCAATCAGCCCAAATTGATACTTGCCGACGAACCAACAGCTAGTTTGGATGATGATAATGCTGAAAAAGTTATCAGATTGTTGCAGTATCAAGCATCTCAATTTAATGCTGCATTGGTCATAGTGACGCATGATCAACGGGTTAAAAATCATATTGCCAACCATATTACTATAGGAGGTACACGATGA
- a CDS encoding hybrid sensor histidine kinase/response regulator, translating into MFPLKILIVEDDHVSALLLKKALEKNNHQIIAISETGEYALDILETNQADIVMMDINLAGELDGIRTTEIINDKYDIPVVYLSASSDAETLNKVVGTNPSAYVIKPFNIRELNMVIELAIFKDRKEKELQKLNNELEEKVRQRTKDLAEANKELTRALEKEREIGELKSRIVLNVSHGFKTPLTSILSSAQLLQKYAEKDHPFKAKIAKHADKIENSVRNLNSLLTSVLFFGKADANKIDYKPQKMFLAAMLNEVVDVVKAGAEQDVKLITSFNKLPKTITSDPDLLYQIFENLLSNAIKYSKEGKTVEFTVWQDEEFLKAEVKDQGIGIPESEHSQLFDRFFRAKNVGIIEGSGLGLSIVKKCVEVLNGDITFISKANQGTTFIVTLPLKR; encoded by the coding sequence ATGTTTCCTTTAAAAATTCTAATTGTTGAAGACGATCATGTGTCTGCTTTGCTCCTCAAAAAGGCCTTGGAAAAAAATAACCACCAAATAATCGCTATATCTGAGACAGGCGAATATGCGTTGGATATTTTGGAGACGAATCAGGCAGATATCGTTATGATGGATATTAATCTTGCGGGAGAATTGGATGGCATTCGTACCACTGAAATCATCAACGACAAGTACGATATACCAGTAGTTTACTTGAGTGCAAGTTCGGATGCAGAAACTCTTAATAAAGTTGTAGGTACCAATCCATCCGCCTATGTGATCAAGCCATTCAATATCAGGGAGTTGAATATGGTGATTGAATTGGCTATTTTTAAAGATCGAAAAGAAAAAGAACTTCAAAAGTTAAATAACGAACTCGAAGAAAAAGTCCGTCAACGAACGAAAGATCTTGCAGAGGCCAACAAAGAATTGACCCGTGCCTTGGAAAAAGAGCGAGAAATAGGTGAGTTAAAATCCCGTATCGTATTGAATGTTTCCCATGGATTCAAAACACCTCTTACATCTATATTAAGTTCTGCGCAATTATTGCAAAAGTATGCGGAAAAGGATCATCCTTTTAAAGCAAAAATCGCTAAGCATGCGGATAAAATTGAGAACTCAGTTAGAAATTTAAATAGTTTGTTGACATCTGTGTTGTTTTTTGGTAAAGCAGATGCCAATAAAATTGATTATAAGCCTCAAAAGATGTTTTTGGCAGCTATGCTAAACGAGGTTGTAGATGTAGTAAAAGCAGGAGCAGAGCAAGATGTAAAGCTAATCACGAGTTTTAATAAATTACCCAAAACAATCACTTCCGATCCGGATTTATTGTATCAAATTTTTGAGAATTTACTTTCCAATGCCATCAAATACTCTAAAGAGGGTAAAACTGTGGAGTTTACAGTTTGGCAGGACGAGGAGTTTTTGAAGGCAGAAGTAAAAGATCAGGGAATTGGTATTCCAGAAAGTGAACATAGTCAGCTATTCGACCGTTTCTTTAGAGCAAAAAACGTTGGGATCATTGAAGGTTCTGGTCTTGGCCTATCCATTGTCAAAAAATGCGTGGAGGTTTTGAACGGTGATATTACGTTTATCAGCAAAGCAAACCAAGGAACGACCTTCATAGTGACCTTGCCATTAAAGCGATAA